The following coding sequences lie in one Anguilla rostrata isolate EN2019 chromosome 8, ASM1855537v3, whole genome shotgun sequence genomic window:
- the LOC135262274 gene encoding retinoic acid receptor beta-like isoform X2, with the protein MMYTCHRERSCIINKVTRNRCQFCRLQKCFGVGMSKESVRNDRNKKRKESPRRELAERYELTGELETIVERIRKAHQETFPSLGQLGKYTTNSSAEHRVRLDLGLWDKFSELSTKCIIKIVEFAKRVPGFTGLTIADQITLLKSACLDILILRICTRYTPDQDTMTFSDGLTLNRTQMHNAGFGPLTDLVFAFAGQLLPIQMDDTETGLLSAICLISGDRQDLEEPSRVDQLQEPLLEALKIYVRKRRPSMPHMFPKTLMKITDLRSISAKGAERVISLKMEIPGLMPPLIQEMLENLEEQEEEEQQEEEEEQASGFPSAPPKSRPTPRPSTPGPQSNPEPEPLSLS; encoded by the exons ATGATGTACAcctgtcacagagagaggagctgcaTCATTAACAAAGTCACCAGGAACAGGTGCCAGTTCTGCCGTCTGCAGAAGTGCTTCGGTGTGGGGATGTCCAAAGAGT cggtCAGAAATGACCGGAATAAGAAGCGGAAGGAGAGTCCGAGGAGAGAGCTAGCGGAGCGCTACGAGCTAACGGGCGAGCTGGAGACCATCGTGGAGAGGATCCGAAAAGCACACCAGGAGACCTTTCCCTCCCTGGGCCAGCTGGGCAAGTACACCACG AACTCGAGTGCAGAGCACCGGGTGCGGCTGGACCTCGGGCTGTGGGACAAGTTCAGCGAGCTGTCCACCAAGTGCATCATCAAAATCGTGGAGTTTGCCAAACGAGTGCCGGGCTTCACCGGGCTGACCATCGCCGACCAGATCACCCTCCTGAAATCCGCCTGTCTGGACATCCTG atccTGCGCATCTGCACACGCTACACGCCGGACCAGGACACCATGACCTTCTCGGACGGCCTGACGCTGAACCGCACGCAGATGCACAACGCCGGCTTCGGGCCGCTCACCGACCTGGTGTTCGCCTTCGCAGGCCAGCTGCTGCCCATCCAGATGGACGACACCGAGACCGGCCTGCTCAGCGCCATCTGCCTCATCTCCGGAG ACCGGCAGGACCTGGAGGAGCCGTCGCGGGTCGATCAGCTGCAGGAGCCCCTGCTGGAGGCGCTGAAGATCTACGTCCGCAAACGCCGTCCCAGCATGCCCCACATGTTCCCCAAGACCCTGATGAAGATCACCGACCTGCGCAGCATTAGTGCCAAAG GTGCAGAGCGGGTGATCTCGCTGAAAATGGAGATCCCAGGTTTGATGCCACCCCTGATCCAGGAGATGCTCGAGAACctagaggagcaggaggaggaggagcagcaggaggaggaggaggaacaagCCAGCGGGTTCCCCAGCGCCCCGCCCAAATCCAggcccacgccccgcccctccaccccggGGCCACAGAGCAACCCGGAACCAgaacctctctcactctcctaa